In Candidatus Cloacimonadota bacterium, the following proteins share a genomic window:
- a CDS encoding Do family serine endopeptidase, translating into MRLLKSMVILLMLISLSSCAQASSSMLGADGQSPVVKVVRDVREAVVQIKVESQVSTRQNINPFGEDPFFRFFFPSPEQPRQRQVTSMGSGFIYEYNEGTREAFIMTNNHVAERGREGKITVTLADKKTYTASVVGLDANTDVAVIKIKMSEGEDVTVAPLGDSSLLEIGEWAIAIGNPFAEGLERTVTLGVISALGRYDIMSGENALLYQDFIQTDAAINPGNSGGPLLNIKGEVIGINTAITSTSGGNIGIGFAIPINLAKRVVNDLVASGRVQRAYIGILPQEITSDLVEAFNLSEVAGVLIAKVEKDSPAETAGLKAGDVILEISGEKISNVARFRIAVATATIGSKVPIKILRDNKEKVLNVTLEAFPEDSVALNTENGVKTAISTGISVESIDSALAKRLNINSDKGVVVSSVDANSPASQAGLQTGMVILQIEGTEVNSVSEFNSVLATAKEKMEKDGRKTIKLYVIDRNQIPRFMVLRFDE; encoded by the coding sequence ATGAGATTATTAAAAAGCATGGTAATTCTGTTGATGTTGATCAGCCTCAGCAGTTGCGCACAAGCCAGCTCGTCGATGTTGGGAGCAGATGGACAGAGTCCCGTGGTGAAAGTAGTTCGCGATGTCAGGGAAGCGGTTGTGCAGATAAAAGTGGAATCTCAGGTGAGCACCCGTCAAAATATAAATCCCTTTGGTGAAGATCCCTTCTTCCGCTTCTTTTTCCCTTCCCCCGAACAACCTCGCCAGCGTCAGGTAACCTCGATGGGAAGCGGGTTTATCTATGAATACAATGAAGGAACCCGGGAAGCCTTTATCATGACCAACAATCATGTGGCAGAACGGGGTCGTGAAGGCAAGATAACCGTTACTCTGGCAGACAAAAAAACCTATACTGCCAGTGTGGTAGGTTTGGATGCCAATACCGACGTCGCAGTGATTAAGATAAAAATGAGCGAAGGAGAAGATGTGACAGTGGCCCCCTTGGGGGATAGCTCGCTTTTAGAAATCGGCGAATGGGCTATAGCCATCGGAAATCCCTTTGCCGAAGGCTTGGAACGTACGGTTACACTGGGTGTGATCTCTGCCTTGGGACGTTATGACATTATGAGTGGTGAAAATGCGTTGCTCTATCAGGATTTCATTCAGACGGACGCTGCCATCAATCCCGGTAATAGCGGTGGCCCTCTGCTAAACATCAAAGGCGAAGTGATCGGTATAAATACAGCCATCACCAGTACCAGCGGTGGAAACATCGGCATCGGATTTGCCATCCCCATCAATCTCGCCAAACGCGTGGTTAATGATCTGGTGGCCAGCGGCAGAGTTCAACGAGCCTACATTGGCATCCTGCCTCAGGAAATTACTTCCGACCTCGTGGAAGCCTTCAATCTCAGCGAAGTGGCAGGCGTACTGATTGCCAAGGTGGAAAAGGACAGCCCTGCCGAAACCGCCGGTTTAAAAGCAGGAGATGTGATCCTGGAGATTTCTGGAGAAAAGATCAGCAACGTAGCCAGATTCCGGATCGCAGTCGCTACTGCTACAATTGGATCCAAAGTGCCAATAAAAATCTTGAGAGATAACAAGGAAAAGGTGTTGAACGTAACGCTGGAAGCTTTTCCAGAGGACAGCGTAGCGCTAAATACGGAGAATGGAGTGAAAACGGCCATATCCACCGGTATCAGCGTGGAAAGCATCGACAGCGCTCTGGCCAAACGGTTGAACATCAATAGCGATAAAGGCGTGGTTGTGAGTTCTGTGGATGCAAATTCCCCCGCTTCTCAAGCCGGATTGCAGACCGGTATGGTGATATTGCAAATTGAAGGCACTGAGGTAAACAGCGTAAGCGAATTCAACAGTGTGTTGGCTACCGCCAAAGAAAAAATGGAGAAAGACGGTCGTAAGACCATCAAACTTTATGTGATAGATCGAAATCAGATACCAAGATTTATGGTGCTGAGATTTGATGAATAA
- a CDS encoding FlgD immunoglobulin-like domain containing protein yields MRPVNNKHEINTLRLPLGAGGGLFTLQLIAVWALCIFCVNTHAAILGVALDGSQPYGVIQEAIDASAHGDTVLVYPGRYIENVRFNGKNITLASLELLSGDRDYIHSTVIDGNQNGSVIVSRDHESNICIRGFTVTNGSGSLNTTGTSMYGGGIIISNMTGSRQAFVSNCIVTGNKADSGGGICGSGMIMHLSGVSIHRNTAGSGGGIWYYGSSINSYNTHFDPDNRCSIYSNYAAFGSDMYFYQVNTVHVVVDTFTVANPWNFYATAIPQSPNITNPYTFDILHTVHEEVNHDLFVAPWGDDSNSGLSPDQPLRSIFKAMYNIASDSENPKTVYVANGHYSPSLNGQQFPIPSKSNTSLVGESREGTVLDAEFLTHIHTSPPDTHNWHVMNFSMINGKSGCAISRSAHYSLSNLLIDNHISNFTVGIDGTHNYGNMLFKDIKISRLSSDDIGTVLEALSSSGELTINNLEITDCEAPYLSAIHISAVDELDLTIDGLELHNNRCVSSDQFAFNSMFQISPWDDNASRLRIDIRNSAFYDNYQNYGNPMSMARAWNDTLFITNCTFAGNTGGGVPLCVQGTSILTNNILHNPGSVYQILVPNNTSSGIFSSLTLYNNNILGGYYGWLSETAQNPVWWLTGNSDVDPLFIGEGNRPYLLSPLSPLIDTGRQAASGVVEDSKDAAGNERYWDGDGDGISIIDVGAYEYQPIYQPIDLMAEATDRQIFLSWQMQAPERGLSGFRIYRNGAAYADILDPSAYAFRDYSAEEDTLYYYLTALYGSVESASSNTVMVILNSSANEDEQSVSGVSKLSVSPNPFSELAVITYELDKQSDTELKVYNLKGQQIRTLHKGMQSKGEQVLAWDGCDDRNQPVSSGLYFLRLKTDDGIVKAHKLVKL; encoded by the coding sequence ATGAGACCTGTAAATAATAAGCATGAAATCAATACCCTCCGCTTGCCCCTAGGGGCGGGCGGAGGGCTCTTTACGCTTCAGCTTATAGCTGTGTGGGCATTGTGTATCTTTTGTGTGAATACCCATGCCGCCATTTTGGGTGTGGCATTGGATGGCTCCCAACCTTACGGCGTTATCCAGGAAGCGATAGATGCCTCAGCTCATGGTGATACGGTATTGGTCTATCCCGGTAGATACATCGAAAACGTACGCTTCAATGGCAAGAACATCACACTTGCCAGCTTGGAGCTTTTATCCGGAGACAGAGATTACATCCACTCTACGGTCATTGATGGAAATCAAAATGGATCCGTTATCGTATCCAGGGATCATGAGTCCAATATCTGTATTCGGGGATTTACCGTTACAAATGGCAGTGGGTCATTAAACACCACCGGAACGAGTATGTATGGTGGTGGTATCATTATTAGTAACATGACAGGCAGCAGACAGGCATTTGTGAGCAATTGTATAGTTACAGGTAACAAAGCAGATAGTGGAGGAGGTATTTGCGGTAGTGGAATGATCATGCATCTGAGTGGTGTCTCCATTCACCGTAATACCGCGGGAAGTGGAGGTGGTATCTGGTATTATGGCTCATCAATAAACTCCTACAATACACACTTCGATCCCGACAACCGTTGCAGCATTTACAGCAATTATGCTGCTTTTGGTAGCGATATGTATTTTTACCAGGTAAATACCGTCCATGTGGTTGTAGATACTTTCACCGTGGCCAATCCCTGGAATTTCTACGCCACGGCGATTCCCCAAAGTCCAAACATCACCAATCCTTATACTTTTGATATCTTGCACACGGTGCATGAAGAAGTGAATCACGATCTTTTTGTAGCTCCCTGGGGGGACGACTCTAATAGCGGTCTCAGTCCGGATCAACCGCTGCGGAGCATATTCAAGGCAATGTACAATATTGCCTCGGATAGCGAAAATCCCAAGACGGTATATGTGGCAAATGGGCACTATTCGCCTTCTCTCAACGGGCAGCAATTCCCGATCCCGAGCAAGAGTAATACCAGCTTAGTAGGTGAATCAAGGGAGGGAACTGTTTTGGATGCTGAATTTTTAACACACATCCATACATCTCCTCCAGACACTCATAACTGGCATGTTATGAACTTTAGCATGATTAATGGAAAGAGTGGATGCGCAATTAGTCGAAGTGCTCATTATTCACTTTCTAATTTATTAATTGATAACCACATCAGTAATTTTACAGTGGGCATTGATGGAACTCATAATTACGGGAACATGCTTTTTAAAGATATCAAAATCAGCAGATTGAGTTCTGATGATATTGGAACTGTACTTGAAGCATTATCTTCTTCTGGAGAATTAACGATTAATAACCTCGAGATCACAGACTGTGAAGCCCCTTACTTGAGTGCAATCCACATATCTGCCGTTGATGAGTTGGATTTGACAATAGATGGCCTGGAACTTCATAATAATCGTTGTGTTTCCTCAGACCAATTTGCCTTCAATTCGATGTTCCAGATTTCCCCTTGGGATGATAATGCCAGCCGTTTACGCATCGACATCCGAAACTCAGCTTTTTATGACAATTATCAAAACTATGGCAATCCTATGAGCATGGCCAGAGCCTGGAACGATACTCTTTTTATCACTAATTGCACTTTTGCAGGCAATACCGGGGGCGGCGTTCCTCTTTGCGTGCAGGGAACAAGCATATTGACCAACAATATCTTACACAATCCCGGCAGCGTTTACCAGATTCTGGTGCCCAACAATACTTCTTCCGGGATCTTCAGTTCGCTTACTTTGTATAATAACAACATATTGGGCGGATACTATGGATGGCTCAGTGAAACTGCGCAAAATCCGGTGTGGTGGCTGACAGGCAACAGTGACGTTGATCCTTTATTTATCGGAGAGGGGAACCGACCATATCTGCTAAGTCCGCTATCGCCCTTGATCGATACCGGCAGGCAAGCGGCAAGCGGAGTAGTCGAAGATAGCAAGGATGCCGCGGGAAATGAACGCTATTGGGATGGAGATGGCGATGGGATTAGCATCATTGATGTGGGAGCTTATGAATACCAACCCATCTATCAGCCTATTGATCTCATGGCAGAAGCAACGGATAGACAGATCTTCCTTAGCTGGCAGATGCAGGCTCCCGAAAGGGGGTTGAGCGGTTTTCGGATCTATCGTAACGGTGCTGCCTACGCGGATATACTGGATCCCTCTGCGTATGCGTTTCGGGATTACAGCGCAGAGGAAGATACTCTGTATTACTATCTCACCGCCTTGTATGGCAGCGTGGAATCGGCAAGTTCAAACACAGTGATGGTAATCCTGAATTCATCCGCCAACGAGGATGAGCAATCAGTATCCGGAGTAAGTAAACTGTCTGTATCCCCCAATCCCTTCAGCGAGCTTGCGGTAATCACATACGAACTGGATAAACAAAGCGATACAGAACTGAAGGTCTATAACCTTAAAGGCCAGCAAATCAGAACATTGCACAAAGGTATGCAGAGCAAGGGCGAGCAAGTGTTAGCCTGGGATGGCTGTGACGATAGAAATCAACCGGTATCTTCTGGCCTTTACTTCTTGCGTTTAAAGACTGATGACGGCATAGTAAAGGCTCATAAATTGGTAAAACTGTAA
- a CDS encoding T9SS type A sorting domain-containing protein: MPKLLLLFVLILVGGSLSAYNLYVAPNGNPFNADGSIGNPYPSIQQAIDHAFDDSLLENVSGTEVVINLADNPQGYQEALSIVYYTSSTIFHNVQDIVIRSSSNQPQNCVLKIPETAEQGILVSGVAQSRLMIQGLSLENHSVSITQHGILLYNDPSIINPPTLEMEKFHIDNCMFNDFPVVINAIQLAYIDTFKVVNSFFNEEIPGLPHRGITMYSISMSDNAVITGNIIKEEDDSGVNPDPAAFISLGRFHSVEFSDNDCNNTAVKLDGSDELVVENNTFINSPLEVGGEIELLCKGNTFASGSELPYNNYALKIAKDTSEQLEVCYNLFFDCYNSIYFDQWDGEYSLRNLNNYIYKNAFIDCEKVLNVRLGWTPYAYPPITSFRDNLYYGSYSELFTITNEYYEPYQLTGNSRIPISFSHFSNGLTNAGSLDLDAGSVSYGNPYISVNSQTYNYELVWDHNNKSPLINTGCPEIDGVVQADPDGTPPDIGARHYPHHHRKYFDRTDGTGIYWLSFPVVDDRSQTDGTYWNELGYLFHDNMYEPDQALIGVHWSYDTEIDKMSYDQWTLQWLNTGHTAEQPKGYKVKFNTDETINPVIVNGFKADPDVTPVAWVEEYLHNGQMQDFVNSIGYFVPETQEAGYALSRYLPRSTRFTYLDYVHTIKTRNWSTYRISEEMNSPWVIDPNTYTLSEGDMVELLLLPGAPEEMYWNTGLHVAPRERPRATAFGYEEKLDYTSLIVEFDPDNLPQEVAVFVDGECKGASVVESTVVDICVYPDEAKSGGEPSIVFYYDGKGAKAAQGWKIYNPQTMVFEDGILRLNGEEKYSYVSFNHKTGDSPVPLVTALDQNYPNPFNPITNISFVLGSDMPVKLDVFNIKGQRVTTLCDQDLPKGKHSIQWSGRDIANRPVASGIYFYRLSSPDGVQTRKMMLMK, translated from the coding sequence ATGCCTAAGTTATTACTGCTATTTGTCTTAATCCTTGTAGGTGGCTCTTTATCTGCCTATAACCTGTATGTGGCTCCCAACGGGAATCCATTCAATGCTGATGGATCTATTGGTAACCCATATCCTTCTATCCAGCAAGCAATTGATCATGCCTTCGACGATAGTTTACTGGAGAATGTATCTGGTACAGAGGTTGTAATCAATCTGGCAGATAACCCTCAAGGCTATCAAGAAGCCTTATCAATTGTTTACTACACTTCTAGTACGATCTTTCACAATGTGCAGGATATAGTTATTAGAAGTAGTTCAAATCAGCCACAAAACTGTGTTCTGAAGATTCCTGAGACCGCAGAGCAAGGCATTCTGGTTTCAGGCGTTGCACAAAGCAGGTTAATGATTCAGGGACTCAGTCTTGAAAACCACTCTGTTAGTATTACCCAGCATGGAATACTCCTATATAATGATCCTTCAATTATCAATCCTCCCACCCTTGAAATGGAGAAATTCCATATAGACAATTGCATGTTCAATGATTTCCCTGTGGTTATTAATGCAATTCAATTAGCCTACATTGATACTTTTAAAGTGGTAAACTCCTTTTTTAATGAAGAGATTCCTGGCCTACCCCACAGAGGGATAACTATGTATTCTATCTCAATGTCAGACAATGCTGTCATCACCGGAAACATCATTAAGGAAGAGGATGATAGTGGCGTTAATCCTGATCCAGCAGCATTTATCTCGTTAGGAAGATTCCATAGCGTCGAATTTAGTGATAACGATTGTAACAACACAGCAGTAAAACTTGACGGTTCAGATGAATTGGTTGTAGAGAACAACACATTCATCAATTCTCCTCTAGAAGTTGGAGGAGAGATTGAACTACTTTGTAAAGGAAATACATTCGCTTCTGGCAGCGAACTTCCTTACAATAATTATGCACTGAAGATTGCAAAGGATACATCTGAACAGCTTGAAGTATGTTATAACCTCTTTTTTGATTGTTATAATTCAATTTACTTCGATCAATGGGATGGAGAGTACAGTTTAAGGAATCTAAACAATTACATTTACAAGAATGCATTCATAGACTGCGAGAAGGTTCTGAATGTGAGATTGGGATGGACTCCATATGCATACCCACCAATTACTTCATTTAGAGACAATCTATATTATGGTTCTTATTCAGAGCTTTTTACAATCACGAATGAGTATTATGAACCATATCAATTAACTGGTAATTCAAGAATTCCCATTTCCTTTTCCCATTTCAGCAATGGATTGACTAATGCTGGATCTCTTGATCTCGATGCTGGTAGTGTATCATATGGTAATCCATATATTAGCGTAAATTCTCAAACTTACAATTATGAATTAGTTTGGGATCATAATAACAAAAGCCCCCTTATCAATACCGGATGCCCTGAGATTGACGGAGTAGTCCAAGCTGATCCCGACGGCACTCCTCCGGATATCGGGGCCAGGCACTATCCCCATCATCACCGGAAGTATTTCGATAGAACAGATGGAACCGGAATATACTGGTTATCGTTCCCCGTGGTTGATGACAGAAGCCAAACGGATGGAACATATTGGAATGAATTGGGATACCTGTTTCATGATAACATGTATGAGCCTGATCAAGCACTTATAGGAGTTCACTGGAGTTATGATACAGAGATAGATAAAATGTCTTATGATCAATGGACATTACAATGGCTCAACACAGGCCACACAGCGGAACAGCCCAAGGGCTACAAGGTGAAGTTCAATACGGATGAAACCATCAATCCTGTAATTGTGAACGGTTTCAAGGCCGATCCGGATGTTACTCCGGTAGCCTGGGTGGAGGAGTATCTTCACAATGGCCAGATGCAGGACTTTGTAAATTCGATCGGTTACTTTGTTCCGGAGACCCAGGAAGCCGGGTATGCTTTATCCCGCTATCTTCCCAGAAGTACCCGCTTTACATATCTGGATTATGTCCACACCATCAAGACTCGGAATTGGAGTACCTACAGGATCTCTGAAGAGATGAATAGTCCCTGGGTCATAGACCCCAATACTTACACTCTTTCGGAAGGCGACATGGTGGAGCTCTTACTGCTCCCTGGAGCACCTGAAGAGATGTATTGGAATACCGGTTTGCACGTAGCTCCGCGTGAACGACCCCGCGCCACAGCATTCGGCTATGAGGAAAAGCTGGATTACACAAGCTTGATAGTAGAGTTTGATCCGGATAATCTTCCTCAGGAGGTCGCAGTATTCGTCGATGGGGAATGCAAAGGTGCCTCGGTAGTGGAGAGTACTGTAGTCGATATCTGCGTGTATCCGGATGAAGCAAAATCCGGCGGAGAACCGAGTATCGTGTTCTATTACGACGGTAAGGGTGCAAAAGCCGCCCAGGGCTGGAAGATCTACAATCCCCAGACTATGGTATTTGAGGACGGAATATTACGGTTGAACGGAGAAGAAAAGTACAGCTATGTCTCTTTCAATCACAAAACTGGCGATAGCCCTGTTCCTTTGGTAACTGCTTTGGATCAGAATTATCCCAATCCTTTCAATCCAATCACGAATATATCTTTCGTTTTGGGCTCGGATATGCCGGTGAAATTGGATGTTTTCAACATAAAGGGACAAAGAGTTACCACACTATGCGACCAGGATTTGCCCAAAGGTAAACACAGCATTCAATGGAGCGGTAGAGACATTGCCAACCGCCCTGTTGCCTCAGGTATATATTTCTATCGGCTCAGCAGTCCGGATGGAGTTCAAACCCGCAAGATGATGCTGATGAAGTGA
- the recG gene encoding ATP-dependent DNA helicase RecG, which translates to MPKEKKAENALNSSVMYVKGVGEYRARKLAKLGINTIGDLMEYFPRNYISRIVNPSLADMQVGEMVSLTAQISWVDTKQSAKGKKILHVGVSDGLIGLVCAWFSYPPGYLTMFRPGDTIWLSGLLSSFGGELQMTHPTFEILTDDSEEDFWRKRTMLPIYSLTEGISQIMMRRIILNAFSLYAAQIEESLPDFILEKYGFPVRREALQIVHFGQKPDLINQCRRRFAYEEFLYSQILWARHKLHHNEQVLGIEFINKRELTTALKNRLKFALTGAQKRVVREIFTDMCSKKQMSRLIQGDVGSGKTVVSLFAMLLAVENGYQAAMMAPTEILADQHYQSICMMLEGLPVEIVLLKGGNYKGKAEIKHSIAVGRAQIVVGTHALIQKDIVFKQLGIVVVDEQHRFGVEQRAKLAKTQGKPDLLYLSATPIPRSLAMTVYGDLEVSRIDEMPKGRKPVQTYIRSDRKLNTVFSEVRAELRQGRQVYFVCPLVEESEKLALLDAQRLYEYLKDKEYPDYKVELIHGRMPALEKDAIMRRFKENLIQILVSTTVIEVGVDVANASVMVIEHAERFGLAQLHQLRGRVGRGEAQAYCFLIWHQPISRIARERLHTMSSTNDGFVIAEKDLELRGPGELFGLEQSGMPQFKHANLLQDQAILQVARMDAFRIVAEDPVLSDAKHELLRYKYIHNYKKKEELIQY; encoded by the coding sequence ATGCCAAAAGAGAAGAAAGCGGAAAATGCCTTGAACAGCTCCGTGATGTATGTGAAAGGAGTGGGAGAGTATCGTGCCCGGAAGTTGGCCAAACTCGGCATCAATACGATAGGGGATTTGATGGAGTATTTTCCGCGGAATTACATTAGCAGAATTGTGAATCCAAGTTTGGCAGATATGCAAGTAGGCGAGATGGTATCACTTACTGCACAAATCTCCTGGGTAGACACAAAGCAAAGTGCCAAAGGCAAGAAAATCCTTCATGTAGGAGTGAGTGATGGACTGATCGGTTTGGTTTGCGCGTGGTTTAGTTATCCGCCTGGGTATTTGACCATGTTCCGACCCGGAGATACGATCTGGTTAAGCGGATTACTATCTTCATTTGGGGGAGAATTGCAGATGACGCATCCTACTTTCGAGATTCTAACTGATGATTCAGAGGAGGATTTTTGGCGAAAACGCACAATGCTGCCGATTTATTCTCTCACGGAAGGTATCAGTCAGATAATGATGCGCAGGATAATCTTGAACGCTTTTTCCTTGTATGCCGCACAAATCGAGGAGAGTCTGCCGGACTTTATCTTGGAAAAGTATGGCTTTCCCGTTCGCAGAGAAGCTTTGCAGATAGTTCACTTTGGTCAGAAACCGGACTTGATAAATCAATGCCGAAGACGCTTTGCTTACGAGGAATTTTTGTATTCACAAATCCTGTGGGCAAGGCACAAGCTACATCATAATGAACAGGTATTGGGCATCGAATTTATTAATAAGCGAGAGCTAACTACGGCACTCAAGAACAGGCTGAAGTTCGCATTGACCGGAGCTCAGAAGCGAGTGGTACGGGAGATATTTACCGATATGTGTTCCAAGAAACAGATGTCCAGGCTAATACAGGGAGATGTGGGCAGCGGTAAGACTGTTGTGAGCCTTTTTGCCATGCTTCTGGCAGTAGAAAACGGTTATCAGGCAGCGATGATGGCACCTACAGAGATTCTGGCAGATCAGCACTATCAAAGCATCTGTATGATGTTGGAGGGTCTTCCCGTAGAAATAGTATTGCTGAAGGGCGGCAATTACAAGGGTAAGGCTGAGATCAAACATAGTATAGCCGTAGGACGCGCGCAGATAGTGGTGGGAACACACGCTTTGATCCAAAAGGATATCGTGTTTAAACAATTGGGCATAGTGGTGGTGGACGAGCAGCATCGGTTTGGAGTGGAACAACGTGCCAAACTGGCAAAGACTCAAGGCAAGCCAGACCTCCTGTATCTTTCGGCTACGCCCATCCCACGCTCTTTGGCAATGACGGTTTATGGCGATCTGGAAGTAAGCCGCATAGATGAGATGCCCAAGGGACGTAAACCTGTGCAAACCTATATCCGGTCTGATCGCAAGCTAAATACTGTGTTTAGCGAGGTGAGAGCGGAATTGCGGCAAGGCAGGCAGGTATATTTTGTGTGCCCTTTGGTGGAAGAGAGTGAAAAGCTGGCTTTGCTGGATGCTCAACGGCTTTATGAGTATCTGAAGGATAAAGAGTATCCGGACTACAAGGTGGAATTGATCCACGGCAGAATGCCCGCATTAGAAAAAGACGCCATTATGCGCAGGTTCAAGGAGAATTTGATCCAAATCCTGGTATCCACCACTGTTATCGAAGTAGGAGTGGACGTTGCCAATGCCAGTGTAATGGTGATTGAGCATGCGGAGCGCTTTGGTTTGGCGCAGTTGCATCAGTTACGGGGCAGAGTGGGCAGAGGTGAGGCTCAGGCATATTGTTTTTTGATCTGGCATCAGCCGATCTCCCGAATCGCCCGTGAAAGGTTGCATACCATGAGCAGTACAAACGATGGTTTTGTGATTGCGGAGAAGGATCTGGAATTACGCGGACCTGGAGAGTTGTTTGGTTTGGAGCAATCCGGTATGCCCCAGTTCAAGCATGCTAATCTGCTGCAAGATCAAGCCATCTTGCAGGTTGCCAGAATGGATGCTTTTAGAATTGTAGCCGAGGATCCGGTTCTAAGTGACGCCAAACATGAATTATTGAGATATAAATATATCCATAACTACAAGAAAAAAGAAGAGCTTATCCAGTACTAG